In a genomic window of Panthera tigris isolate Pti1 chromosome D4, P.tigris_Pti1_mat1.1, whole genome shotgun sequence:
- the LRRC19 gene encoding leucine-rich repeat-containing protein 19 — protein MKTTCITILFWPLSRLLLSDDSQSSRTEVKYNFTEMNYSLIPVDINKNITILDLSYNQISLNVTDIRVLQTYFLLTELYLIENNIIMLYNNSFGNLSNLEILNMCTNSIHIIQQDAFIGLNKLKQLHLCQNKIFQLNPDIFVPLRNLILLNLQGNLISYFDVPQMFHLESIILYGNPWNCSCSLLNLQKWLNTSNVTLENENITTCAYPDILKRYSITTVPYNAECYSKFSPPINEDLYNHSQSINNSTFNSSLNNLKNSEHKLLGKSWAFLLGVVVTVLMTSFLIFIAIKCPIWYNFLLSYNHHRLEEHEAETYEDGFTGNSSSLSQASHTNSEETTVIFEQLHSFVIDDDGFIEDKYIDTHELREEN, from the exons ATGAAAACTACATGCATCACAATCTTGTTTTGGCCCCTCTCCAGGCTATTGTTATCAGACGACAGCCAGTCTTCTAGAACA gaagtCAAATATAATTTCACTGAAATGAATTATTCGTTGATTCCAGTGGATATCAATAAAAACATTACTATACTTGATCTCAGTTATAACCAAATTTCTCTGAATGTTACAGACATAAGGGTTCTACAGACCTATTTTTTACTCACTGAACTCTATTTGATTGAGAACAATatcattatgttatataataaCAGCTTTGGTAACCTCTCCAacctagaaattttaaatatgtgtacaaACTCCATCCACATAATTCAACAGGATGCGTTCATAGgcttaaataaactaaaacagttacatctctgtcaaaacaaaatatttcaactgAATCCTGATATATTTGTGCCTCTAAGAAACCTAATACTTCTGAATCTGCAAGGTAATTTGATAAGCTATTTTGATGTACCACAAATGTTTCATCTGGAATCAATAATTTTATATGGAAATCCATGGAACTGCTCTTGTAGTCTACTGAATTTGCAGAAATGGTTGAACACCTCAAATGTGACACTAG AAAATGAGAACATCACCACATGTGCCTACCCAGATATCCTGAAACGCTATAGTATCACAACAGTACCATACAATGCTGAGTGCTACTCAAAATTTTCTCCACCTATAAATGAAGATCTTTATAACCACTCTCAGTCCATTAACAATTCAACATTTAACAGCTCTTTgaacaacttaaaaaattcag AACATAAACTTCTTGGAAAAAGCTGGGCTTTTCTTCTCGGTGTGGTAGTCACTGTACTGATGACTTCATTCCTCATTTTTATTGCTATCAAATGCCCAATATGGTATAATTTTCTGCTTAGTTACAATCATCATCGCCTGGAAGAGCATGAAGCAGAAACCTATGAAGATGGTTTTACTGGAAATTCAAGTTCTCTTTCACAGGCCTCACATACAAACTCTGAAGAAACTACAGTAATATTTGAACAACTACATTCATTTGTAATAGACGATGATGGGTTTATTGAAGACAAATATATAGATACTCATGAATTACGTGAAGAAAATTAA